Genomic DNA from Flavobacterium sp. N502540:
TATTATTTTGGGGTTTAATTACTTTTTTTCGAATACCATAAGGATGTTGCTTTTATTATCGATTCTCACAAACTGAAAATTAGATTCAAACCTTTTGGTGTAATTCAGATTTCAATCGTAACCAATATAAAGAATCCCTTATTTAAGCATTCATACAGCGAACTTACAATACAAATCTTTTATTGCGAAAAACAATTCAATAGTTGGTAACTTTCGTTTCATAAGCGGAGCATTAATCACTTTTCGCATCTACTTTAAACAGTATAATCCTAAAATTATTATTCGATTCCGGAATCCGGAAAAAATAAAGATTCCGAACCTTTAAGAAAAAACTCTTAAAAACTCGGAATCTTTATTAAATCGCAATGACTAAAAAAATAAGTCCCTCAGGACCTTAGTCTCTCAGAACCTTACTTATTAGGTTGCGGTGTGATACGCAAATAAGGTTTTATTGGTGTGTATCCTTTTGGAAATTTCGCAGGAATATCACTATCCGGAACAGCTGGTGTAATCACCACATCTTCTCCGTCTTTCCAGTTGGCGGGAGTGGCTACACTATAATTGGCCGTTAATTGCAAACTGTCTATAACACGTAGTAACTCGTCAAAATTTCTTCCGGTTGAAGCCGGATAGGTTAAAGTAAGTTTGATCTTTTTATCGGCACCCACTACAAATACAGAACGCACTGTAAATTTATCACTTGCATTTGGATGCAGCATATCGTATAAAGTCGCAATTCTTTTATCCTCATCTGCAATGATTGGAAAATTAACCGTTGTATTCTGAGTTTCGTTAATGTCCTTGATCCACTCTAAATGTGAGTCTAAACCATCTACACTTAACGCGATAACTTTTGTATTTCTTTTGGTAAATTCCGGAAGGTAATTGGCAACTGTTCCTAATTCGGTAGTACAAACCGGAGTGAAGTCTGAAGGATGCGAAAATAAAACACCCCAGGAATCACCTAACCATTCATGAAATTTAACTGGCCCTTCGGTTGTTTCTGCATGAAAATCCGGAGCAATATCTCCTAATCTTAATGTTGACATAATAATATATTTTTTAGTTTCTCTAAAATTAGTCAAAAAAAGCACAAAGAAAACACCGATTTTCTAAAAAAAAGTTAAAGTTCTACATTCTCTATCTAATTAGTATTTAAAACTAAATTAAACTCAGAATCCAATACCAAATTGTAAGGGTAATAAATGAAATCGGGATTCCGAAACCAATCATCATACTGCTCAATCTCGGTTTCAATCCATAAGTCGACGCTAAGATCGCACCTGTAATCATGGGAGCCATGGCCATTTCCATAATGGTTATTTTAACGGCTTCGGAATGCTGCTTTAAAATAAAAACGTATAAAACCAAAATAACAAACGGAACTACTACTAGCCGAAAGAAAAGTCCGAGGCGCAAAAATTGCCAGTGCTGGCTTTTTCGATCAAAAGTAAGCTGTAATCCAACCGAAAGTAAGGCCAAAGGAGTCACAAGGCTCCCCACTTTAACTAAAACAGACTGAACATTCGTATCTAAATCGTATTGGAGAACATTCAGCAAACAGGCCACTAAAAAAGTAATAAACGGAGGGAATAAGATGATCTTTTTTAAAATACTTAGAGCATCCGCGCTTCCTTTAGAATAAAAAGCTGCTACAAAAACTCCTAGTGTAGAAACCACCACAAACGTTCCCGGCTGGTCTACAAGAATTGCAGTTTCCAATCCTTTTTTACCAAACAGAGCTTCAATTATAGGGTACCCTAAAAAAGAGGAATTACATAGTCCCGCTGTTAAAATCAGGCAGCCAATCAGTTTGTTTGACCAGCCTAATCTTCTTCCCAGAAAATGAAAAAATACAAGAGCCAACAGAAAACCAATCCAGCCCGACAGTATGGGGAACAGTAATTCATTGCTCCATTTTATTTTCGGAATATGATACAAAGTAATCGCGGGCAGGCAGACATAAAGAACGACCTTATTTAAAACCTTATAAAGGTGAGTTGGAAATTGCTTTATGCGTTGTAAAAGTAAACCCAGTGCAAGAAATAAAAATATTTGAATAAAGTTGCTCATATCATTTAGTAGTCACAAAAATAGACATTTATTATTGGATGCATCACACAAATCAGACTGCTTCTCTCATTTTTTTGCTACTTTTAAGATCTAATTTCAAAAACAAATGCAATCGATAAGAGACAATTTTGAACGAATGGCAAAACTTTCAGATGCCGAATGGAATTTTTTTTCATCTAAGCTCATTCGGGAAGAATTTCCAAAGAAAACTCCAATACTGAAAGCGGGTACCATCGAAAATTATCTTTCTTTTGTCGAAAAAGGATTGGTAAGATATTACATTCCCGGTCAGGATCACGACCGTACTTTTACTTTTGTATTCGATGGCGAATTTACGAGTGGCTATGATTCGTTTATCACAAGATTACCTGTCACTTATACGATTGAAACCCTCGCAGAAACTGTTCTCTGGCGCATATCTTACAAAGATCTTCAGGATATTTATGCCGAAACTAAGATTGGAAATACCATCGGGCGCTTTGCCAGTGAAGGATTGTTTCTTAAAAAAACAAAAAGAGAACTTTCGCTGCTGAACGAATCTGCCGAACAGCGTTATCTGAATCTGTTTACAGAACAGCCACAGCTCATACAAAGGATTCCTCAAAAATATCTTGCTTCTTATATTGGCATCACTCCACAAGCTTTGAGCAGAATCAGAAAACGCATTTATTAACCCAGGTTCATTGTTTTCAATCGCATTACTGCGCAACTTTGTTAAAAAAAAGATATGGAAACTTTAATTGTGTTAATAGGTGTTTTTGTCATTACGTTGCTTTTTATAAAACTAATCTCAAAAAAAATTGAAATTTTTCAGTCAGCCAGAATTGCCATGGCTGTCATGCTTGTCTTTACAGCCGTAAGTCATTTTGTATTTACCAAGGGAATGGCGATGATGGTCTCTTTTTTGCCTTGGCCGACCGCAATTGTTTATGCAACGGGAATTATAGAACTCATGGCGGCAGTGGGCTTATTAATTCCAAAAACGAGAGTGCTTACTGCTAAACTGCTGATCGTGTTTTTTATCGTTTTACTTCCGGCCAATATCTATGCCGCCGCTCACAGTATCAATTTACAAACAGCCAATTATAGCGGAAAAGGCATTTCTTACTTGTGGTTCAGAGTACCGCTGCAGCTTTTGTTTATTAGCTGGGTATACTTCTCTTCCATCAAAAAACAATCTAGCTTTAAAGGAGTTACAGCGAACTAAAACTTGCATTTTCTATCACTTTAACCTGAGCTTCTTTGAAGGATCGTTTCGAAATAGAATTAATTTTTAGTTAAAACTTTTTTTTGTTTCAAAAAACATCATACATTTGTAACATATTTTATTACAGTATGATTTCAGGTAAGTTTGCCATAACGATTCACATTTTAACTTTGCTCACTAAATTCCCAAACGATTTTTTGTCATCGGAATTTATTGCAGGAAGTATTAATCTGAATCCGGTTTTGGTGCGAAAAGAAATTGCCAATTTAAAAGCACATCATGTTGTTGAAAGTAAAGAAGGTAAAAACGGCGGTACAAGACTGTCGGTTGATCCTTCGAAAATTACATTAAAAGAAATATTTGAAATGACTTTTGAAACGATCAATCTGGGTTATGCCAAAAATCAGCCTAATCCGGATTGTCCGGTTGGAAAAAAGATCAATCAAAATTTGAGCTCTTTGTATGCTGAAATGAATCAAAAAGTTAGTTTACAATTAGATGGAATCTCCTTGGAAGATTTTTCTAATCAATTCTAAAACTATTTTTTTACACAAAACTGTAACATTTTTTATTACTAATTAAATTTATATATTATGAAAATCGCAATTATTGGAGCAACCGGATTTGTAGGTACCGCAATCTTAAACGAACTCGCTAACAGAAATCATGACCTTACGGCTATTGCCAGAAACCCAAAAGACAGCTCAAATGCAACGTGGAAAAGTGCAGACATTTTTAATGTAGAAGCTTTGTCTGAAATTTTAAAAGGAAATGATATCGTTATCAATGCTTACAATTCGGGATGGACCAATCCAAATATTTATGATGATTTTATTTCCGGATCAAAAGCCATTCAGGAAGCGGTGAAAAAATCGGGAGTAAAACGTTTTATTACTATTGGAGGAGCAGGAAGTTTATTCGTAGCTCCGGGCCTACAGGCTGTTGACACACCTGATTTCCCTAAAGAATACCATGCGGGAGCCACAGCAGCAAGAGATTATTTGAATATCTTGAAAGAAGAAAAAGAACTGGATTGGGCTTTCTTTAGTCCTGCTTTTGAAATGCACCACGGAATCACTACCGGACGAACCGGAAAATACCGCTTAGGTTTAGAAAATCCGGTTTTTAATGACGACCAGAGAAGTATTCTTTCTGTAGAAGATCTGGCAGTCGTTATCGCTGACGAAGCTGAAACTCCGAAACATCATCAGGTTCGTTTTACAGCAGCTTACTAAATCTTAAGGCGCAAAGACACATAGGTACAAGGGGCAAAGGTTTTATCACTTTGTATCTTTGTACCTATGTGCCTTTGAACCTTTGAACCTTTGCAGCTTTGAACCTTTGCAGCTAAAAAAATCCTTTTTGAAACTGTTTTTGTTTTCTGTACTTTTACACTACCAAAAAGTATATTTTGTCAGGTTCAAAAAAACGATCAGGTAGTTTACACGAAAAAGCCGGAATTTCTCCTCCAGAAATCACCAATGTTTCTGCTATTCAGCAAATTAAAAAAAACAGAAGACAACAACCTTCTTCAAAGGAGCTAATTGATGGTATACTAACCGGAAATATTACGGCTCTGAGTCGTGCGATCACACTGGTTGAAAGTACCAATCCGGAACATACTGCAAAAGCAAACGAGGTTATAAAAGGCTGTCTGCCACATGCCAATCAATCGATCCGAATTGGAATCACTGGAGTTCCCGGTGTTGGAAAAAGTACATTTATTGAAACTTTCGGGAGTTACCTGACTCAATTGGGGAAAAAAGTTGCAGTTCTGGCAGTTGATCCCAGCAGCTCTATTTCACACGGCAGTATTTTAGGTGATAAAACCCGAATGGAAGAACTTGTAAAAGACGAAAATGCTTTTATCAGACCAAGCGCTTCGGGAGATACTTTAGGCGGTGTAGCTCGTAAAACAAGGGAATCGATTATTTTATGTGAAGCCGCAGGTTTTGACACGATTGTTATAGAAACAGTTGGTGTAGGACAAAGTGAAACTGCCGTTCACAGCATGGTGGACTTTTTCTTACTACTAAAAATTTCAGGTGCCGGCGACGAACTTCAGGGGATCAAACGCGGCATTATGGAAATGGCTGATGCTATCGTAATCAACAAAGCAGATGGCGATAACATCAAAAAAGCCAATCAGGCCAAACTGGAATTCAACAGGGCTTTGCATTTGTTTCCTCCAAAAAAATCGAACTGGCAGCCAAAAGTTACTACCTGCAGTGCCATTACCAAAGAGGGCATTTCTGAAATCTGGAATACCATTTCTGATTATACGGAAACGACCAGCGCAACGGGCTTCTTTCAGGAAAGGCGAAAAGAGCAAAATCAGTTCTGGATGATGGAAACCATTGATGAACATTTGAAATCAAACTTTTACAATCATCCTGAGATTATTGGGCAATTGGTACAAATCAAAAAAGCGGTGCAAAATGATGAAATATCACCTTTTGCAGCCGCTCAGTTCTTGTTAAATGAGTATAAAAACAGCTTCTAATTTCTTAAAGCTTTTTTTAAATATTTCATTTATTTTACATGAATTGAAATTGTATAAGTCGCTTCACTTTCTTGAATAAGATATTTACCGGGAACTAAAATGTCTGAATTGAATTTTAAAGATTTGACTAATTCCGAATCTATAGTCTGTCCTTCAGGTATTACATAAACTTCTCCATTTCGCAATAATACTTTTTTATGTTCTGGAGTTAAAGCACTTTTTTGAATTTCCATAACAAAATTTCCTTTATCATTTGTAACACGTACCGGTGTTCCATCTGGGTGTGGCTTAAAAAAGTTATAATTTCTGTACGTGTCGTAAATAGTAAAATTA
This window encodes:
- a CDS encoding peroxiredoxin codes for the protein MSTLRLGDIAPDFHAETTEGPVKFHEWLGDSWGVLFSHPSDFTPVCTTELGTVANYLPEFTKRNTKVIALSVDGLDSHLEWIKDINETQNTTVNFPIIADEDKRIATLYDMLHPNASDKFTVRSVFVVGADKKIKLTLTYPASTGRNFDELLRVIDSLQLTANYSVATPANWKDGEDVVITPAVPDSDIPAKFPKGYTPIKPYLRITPQPNK
- a CDS encoding AEC family transporter — encoded protein: MSNFIQIFLFLALGLLLQRIKQFPTHLYKVLNKVVLYVCLPAITLYHIPKIKWSNELLFPILSGWIGFLLALVFFHFLGRRLGWSNKLIGCLILTAGLCNSSFLGYPIIEALFGKKGLETAILVDQPGTFVVVSTLGVFVAAFYSKGSADALSILKKIILFPPFITFLVACLLNVLQYDLDTNVQSVLVKVGSLVTPLALLSVGLQLTFDRKSQHWQFLRLGLFFRLVVVPFVILVLYVFILKQHSEAVKITIMEMAMAPMITGAILASTYGLKPRLSSMMIGFGIPISFITLTIWYWILSLI
- a CDS encoding Crp/Fnr family transcriptional regulator translates to MQSIRDNFERMAKLSDAEWNFFSSKLIREEFPKKTPILKAGTIENYLSFVEKGLVRYYIPGQDHDRTFTFVFDGEFTSGYDSFITRLPVTYTIETLAETVLWRISYKDLQDIYAETKIGNTIGRFASEGLFLKKTKRELSLLNESAEQRYLNLFTEQPQLIQRIPQKYLASYIGITPQALSRIRKRIY
- a CDS encoding Rrf2 family transcriptional regulator — encoded protein: MISGKFAITIHILTLLTKFPNDFLSSEFIAGSINLNPVLVRKEIANLKAHHVVESKEGKNGGTRLSVDPSKITLKEIFEMTFETINLGYAKNQPNPDCPVGKKINQNLSSLYAEMNQKVSLQLDGISLEDFSNQF
- a CDS encoding NAD(P)-dependent oxidoreductase, coding for MKIAIIGATGFVGTAILNELANRNHDLTAIARNPKDSSNATWKSADIFNVEALSEILKGNDIVINAYNSGWTNPNIYDDFISGSKAIQEAVKKSGVKRFITIGGAGSLFVAPGLQAVDTPDFPKEYHAGATAARDYLNILKEEKELDWAFFSPAFEMHHGITTGRTGKYRLGLENPVFNDDQRSILSVEDLAVVIADEAETPKHHQVRFTAAY
- the meaB gene encoding methylmalonyl Co-A mutase-associated GTPase MeaB, with the translated sequence MSGSKKRSGSLHEKAGISPPEITNVSAIQQIKKNRRQQPSSKELIDGILTGNITALSRAITLVESTNPEHTAKANEVIKGCLPHANQSIRIGITGVPGVGKSTFIETFGSYLTQLGKKVAVLAVDPSSSISHGSILGDKTRMEELVKDENAFIRPSASGDTLGGVARKTRESIILCEAAGFDTIVIETVGVGQSETAVHSMVDFFLLLKISGAGDELQGIKRGIMEMADAIVINKADGDNIKKANQAKLEFNRALHLFPPKKSNWQPKVTTCSAITKEGISEIWNTISDYTETTSATGFFQERRKEQNQFWMMETIDEHLKSNFYNHPEIIGQLVQIKKAVQNDEISPFAAAQFLLNEYKNSF